A genomic region of Candidatus Krumholzibacteriota bacterium contains the following coding sequences:
- a CDS encoding ABC transporter ATP-binding protein: protein MVFSDPSYGQGTRQDAGQDSEEYARKRLKRKGAVVAEEFRLEIRNISKRYGNGVKALEDLSLTIEKGGMFGLLGPNGAGKSTLMRSIATLQAVDEGSIMLGDIDVLKDHESVRRILGYLPQDFGVYSNVSAKMLLTHFATLKGITGHGRRREVVDHLLRKTNLWNVKDKKLGSFSGGMKQRFGVAQALIGDPRLIIVDEPTAGLDPEERNRFLNILSEIGENVIVILSTHIVEDVSEVCSSMAIISEGRLLRAGSPSDAIASLKGKIWKTAVTRSELASSRDKFAVIGERLSGGRTFIHVYSDQSPGEAFESSRPDLRDVYFTTLRQVN, encoded by the coding sequence ATGGTTTTTTCTGACCCTTCATATGGCCAGGGGACTCGGCAGGATGCAGGCCAGGATAGCGAAGAATATGCTCGTAAGAGACTAAAAAGAAAAGGAGCGGTTGTGGCAGAAGAATTCAGACTGGAGATCAGGAATATATCGAAGAGGTATGGGAACGGAGTAAAAGCGCTTGAGGATCTTTCCCTGACTATAGAAAAAGGGGGGATGTTCGGTCTGCTCGGACCGAACGGCGCCGGCAAATCAACGCTGATGAGATCGATCGCCACCCTTCAGGCGGTGGATGAGGGATCGATCATGCTGGGAGATATCGATGTCCTGAAAGATCACGAATCGGTAAGGCGCATCCTTGGTTATCTTCCACAGGATTTCGGAGTCTATTCGAATGTTTCGGCGAAGATGCTGCTCACCCATTTTGCCACTCTGAAAGGGATAACCGGCCACGGGCGCAGAAGAGAGGTCGTAGACCATCTTTTGCGGAAAACGAATCTGTGGAATGTAAAAGACAAGAAACTTGGATCTTTCTCCGGAGGGATGAAACAGCGTTTCGGAGTCGCCCAGGCTCTCATAGGAGATCCTCGCCTGATAATAGTCGACGAACCGACGGCCGGTCTCGATCCTGAGGAAAGAAACCGTTTTCTCAACATCCTCAGCGAGATAGGAGAAAATGTAATTGTCATCCTTTCAACTCATATAGTCGAAGATGTCAGCGAAGTATGTTCTTCGATGGCGATCATTTCTGAAGGGCGGCTCCTGAGGGCGGGCAGTCCATCCGATGCGATAGCCTCTCTAAAAGGAAAAATATGGAAAACCGCAGTCACCAGAAGTGAATTAGCGTCATCAAGAGACAAATTCGCCGTGATAGGGGAAAGGCTTTCTGGAGGCAGGACATTTATTCATGTCTATTCGGACCAGTCTCCCGGCGAGGCATTTGAAAGCTCTCGCCCCGATCTGCGAGATGTCTATTTCACGACCCTTCGACAGGTCAATTAA
- a CDS encoding sensor domain-containing protein: MMSDLINEYLASLKKALAGCDPATVQDALSDAEEHFWTALNQAREESPDISEQEVIAAEIEKFGPPGEIASAYMEIESRIRPAMNVQSGTVKKSASARFFGVFTDPRAYGALFYMFFSLFLGIFYFTWTVSGLSISIGVMILIIGLPFFGFFLMSVRGIALVDGRIIEALLGERMPRRPIYSKRPENWRDRLIFLFTDPLVWKTVVYNIMMLPLSILYFTLTITSISISLTLILRPVLEYVFHLPMIQNNDWSYWTPGYLMPVAVALGILWFFLTLHMARGLGRMQARIAKNMLVRD; encoded by the coding sequence ATGATGTCTGATCTGATAAATGAATACCTGGCAAGTCTTAAGAAAGCTCTGGCAGGCTGCGACCCCGCGACGGTACAGGATGCCCTTTCCGACGCCGAGGAACATTTCTGGACCGCTCTTAACCAGGCAAGGGAAGAGTCGCCTGACATAAGCGAGCAGGAAGTGATTGCTGCAGAGATCGAAAAGTTTGGTCCTCCCGGGGAGATCGCTTCGGCTTACATGGAGATAGAGTCGAGAATCCGTCCGGCGATGAATGTCCAGTCCGGGACAGTGAAAAAATCTGCTTCGGCGAGGTTCTTCGGAGTCTTTACCGATCCAAGGGCCTACGGTGCTCTCTTCTACATGTTCTTTTCGTTATTTCTTGGGATCTTTTATTTTACCTGGACGGTGAGCGGGCTCTCGATCTCGATCGGAGTCATGATATTGATCATCGGGCTGCCGTTTTTCGGCTTTTTCCTTATGTCGGTGAGAGGGATCGCCCTGGTCGACGGAAGGATCATCGAGGCGCTTCTAGGCGAGCGGATGCCGCGAAGGCCTATATACTCGAAAAGACCTGAGAACTGGCGCGACAGGCTGATCTTTCTCTTCACAGATCCTCTCGTATGGAAGACGGTCGTCTATAATATAATGATGCTCCCGCTGAGCATCCTCTATTTCACACTGACGATCACGAGTATCTCAATATCGCTTACTTTGATACTCAGGCCGGTACTGGAATACGTTTTTCATCTTCCGATGATACAGAATAATGACTGGAGTTACTGGACTCCCGGTTATCTGATGCCGGTGGCGGTTGCTCTTGGAATATTATGGTTTTTTCTGACCCTTCATATGGCCAGGGGACTCGGCAGGATGCAGGCCAGGATAGCGAAGAATATGCTCGTAAGAGACTAA
- a CDS encoding PadR family transcriptional regulator codes for MSEENAANKKFRKELKSGTVSLALLGILNRSSVPLYGYEIAKKFDSGLTGASGTGQGALYPVLRSLEKSGLLSSRVEPSVSGPPRRYYQITGAGRETLGDWTGTWIETRDFVDSILKGKDDV; via the coding sequence TTGAGTGAAGAAAACGCGGCGAACAAGAAATTCAGGAAGGAACTGAAGTCAGGTACTGTCTCTCTGGCATTGCTGGGCATCCTCAACAGGTCGAGCGTTCCGCTCTATGGCTACGAAATAGCGAAAAAATTCGATTCGGGGCTGACCGGAGCCTCCGGTACTGGCCAGGGGGCTCTCTACCCGGTGCTCAGGTCTCTTGAGAAGAGTGGCCTTCTAAGCAGCAGGGTTGAACCTTCCGTCTCGGGGCCTCCGAGGCGATACTACCAAATCACCGGGGCGGGGCGAGAGACGCTCGGCGACTGGACCGGTACATGGATAGAGACAAGGGATTTTGTCGATTCCATTCTGAAAGGAAAAGATGATGTCTGA
- a CDS encoding aldo/keto reductase — MNKQGPTDRREFLKTSLAGLAGITVLSCSSSKTEDISSTGKDLVCRKLGKTGIELPIISMGTGDTNDPGLVRAALDAGVKLLATSQYYGNGQNEKMVADVVKERGRDSALIMTSTNPENFNHKEGVFNDGARVEPFINRFEESLARIGSPIDIFLLPFMAKRESVFYEPYLNAMENFKKQGKTRFIGIATHSHEDEAVRAAVDAKIYDVALVAYNFRKNNRAEIDESIAYASKKGLGIIAMKTMAGAYWDEKRKEPINSDAALKWVLQNENIHTSVPGVMTFEELRKDIALMSDLSMSESEKADLKLSLHENQDGPFCQQCGSCVSQCRKSLDIPTLMRSHMYAYGYRNLSHARQTLEPALKTADPCAGCSDCPVSCVIGHDVRSKITRIARLGAVPLEFLA; from the coding sequence ATGAATAAACAGGGACCTACAGATCGAAGGGAATTTCTCAAGACGAGCCTGGCCGGCCTTGCCGGTATAACGGTATTATCCTGTTCCTCATCGAAAACGGAAGATATATCGTCGACCGGTAAAGACCTCGTATGCAGGAAACTCGGCAAAACGGGGATAGAACTTCCGATCATCAGCATGGGAACGGGTGATACGAACGATCCGGGCCTTGTAAGGGCGGCTCTCGACGCGGGGGTCAAGCTTCTAGCTACTTCTCAGTACTACGGAAACGGCCAGAACGAGAAAATGGTCGCAGACGTCGTAAAAGAGCGTGGCAGAGACTCAGCACTTATAATGACCAGTACCAACCCGGAAAACTTCAATCACAAGGAAGGCGTATTCAATGATGGGGCGAGAGTCGAGCCGTTCATAAACAGGTTTGAGGAAAGCCTGGCGCGTATCGGCAGCCCGATCGATATATTTCTTCTACCCTTTATGGCCAAAAGAGAATCGGTATTCTACGAGCCATACCTCAACGCGATGGAGAACTTCAAAAAACAGGGCAAGACGCGGTTCATAGGGATCGCCACGCACAGCCATGAAGATGAAGCGGTAAGAGCGGCTGTCGACGCGAAGATCTACGACGTCGCTCTCGTCGCGTACAACTTCAGAAAGAACAACCGGGCTGAGATCGACGAGTCCATAGCATACGCGTCAAAGAAGGGCCTTGGTATCATAGCGATGAAGACGATGGCAGGAGCCTACTGGGACGAAAAGAGGAAGGAACCGATAAACTCCGACGCTGCGCTGAAATGGGTGCTGCAGAACGAGAATATCCACACATCTGTCCCTGGCGTGATGACTTTTGAGGAGCTCCGGAAGGATATCGCCCTGATGTCCGATCTGTCGATGAGCGAAAGCGAGAAGGCTGACCTTAAACTGAGCCTTCACGAAAACCAGGACGGCCCTTTCTGTCAGCAGTGCGGAAGTTGCGTGTCCCAGTGCAGAAAATCTCTCGATATACCGACTCTGATGCGAAGCCATATGTACGCGTACGGATATCGCAACCTTTCTCACGCCAGGCAGACTCTGGAACCGGCATTGAAAACAGCGGACCCATGCGCGGGATGCTCCGATTGTCCGGTCTCGTGCGTGATTGGTCACGATGTCAGGAGCAAGATCACCAGGATAGCCCGGCTGGGCGCCGTGCCGCTTGAATTTCTCGCTTGA
- a CDS encoding aldo/keto reductase, with the protein MEDSKKNISRRSFIGRSAAGIIGAGLGLTATARASGEEEAAVVEKAASIREYRKFGRTGYNVSDISFGNAGMQDCSLLEYAIERGINYVDTARQYYDMEKVIGQIFPQKRDKLFVTTKLEPELFTPLTTEEQIRTAIEESLTRLNTDYVDGCLIHSIGDPNLGGLDRIENPEIIKAFEKAKKAGKIRFWGASSHGPKMVEEFNWLIDNTDIDIIMPGMNLLTKGLEPVLAKAKKKNIAVVAMKSMSAAKKIDYSEFMKEGRTARQGLIKWMLSRPNIDTISISMRSFEEVDEFIAASGNPKLSVRERKVLDGYAALLSADYCRPGCDGCVGACPNNVPIYDILRYRLYFNNYGREKYAMNLYSSLPEEKKASRCGDCAGNCEGACPFGLKIRSKLAMAHRELTV; encoded by the coding sequence ATGGAGGATTCAAAGAAGAATATTTCGAGAAGATCTTTTATCGGCCGGTCGGCTGCCGGGATAATCGGCGCGGGCCTGGGATTGACCGCCACGGCGAGAGCCTCGGGCGAGGAAGAAGCCGCGGTTGTAGAGAAAGCGGCGTCAATAAGGGAATACAGGAAATTCGGCAGGACCGGCTATAACGTCTCCGACATATCATTTGGAAACGCCGGGATGCAGGATTGTTCCCTTCTAGAGTACGCGATAGAAAGAGGGATCAACTATGTCGACACCGCGCGCCAGTATTACGATATGGAGAAGGTGATCGGACAGATATTCCCTCAGAAGAGAGATAAACTCTTTGTGACGACGAAGCTTGAGCCCGAACTGTTCACTCCCCTGACGACCGAGGAACAGATCAGGACCGCGATCGAGGAAAGCCTCACGAGGCTTAACACGGATTATGTGGATGGATGCCTGATCCATTCGATCGGCGATCCGAACCTCGGCGGACTCGACCGGATAGAGAATCCAGAGATCATCAAGGCTTTCGAGAAAGCGAAGAAAGCGGGCAAGATAAGATTCTGGGGAGCCAGCTCCCATGGTCCGAAGATGGTGGAAGAGTTCAACTGGCTTATCGACAACACGGACATCGACATTATCATGCCGGGGATGAACCTCCTCACTAAGGGACTCGAACCGGTTCTGGCAAAAGCGAAAAAGAAGAATATCGCGGTAGTAGCTATGAAATCGATGTCGGCGGCGAAAAAGATCGACTATTCGGAGTTCATGAAGGAAGGGCGGACCGCGAGGCAGGGACTGATAAAATGGATGCTCTCCAGGCCGAATATCGATACGATCTCGATATCGATGAGAAGTTTCGAGGAAGTCGACGAGTTCATCGCCGCCTCGGGAAATCCGAAACTAAGCGTGAGAGAACGAAAGGTCCTCGACGGGTATGCCGCTCTCCTGAGCGCCGACTATTGCAGGCCGGGATGCGACGGCTGCGTTGGCGCCTGTCCTAATAATGTCCCGATATATGACATACTCCGCTACAGGCTGTATTTCAATAATTACGGCAGGGAAAAATACGCGATGAATCTCTACTCCTCGCTTCCCGAGGAAAAGAAAGCTTCGAGATGCGGCGACTGCGCCGGAAATTGCGAGGGAGCCTGTCCCTTCGGGCTGAAGATAAGATCAAAACTGGCAATGGCGCACAGGGAACTCACCGTTTAG